A window from Chryseobacterium vaccae encodes these proteins:
- a CDS encoding phosphopantetheine-binding protein: protein MKTSVFLEKLQEELEEDETLTLDTNLKELESYDSISLLSVIAFVDENFNKKIDTKQFKDIEKVSDLVNIIGKENFED, encoded by the coding sequence ATGAAGACATCCGTTTTTTTAGAAAAATTACAGGAAGAATTAGAAGAAGATGAAACACTTACGCTTGATACCAATTTGAAAGAGCTGGAAAGCTATGACTCTATCAGCCTGCTTTCTGTGATTGCATTTGTAGATGAAAATTTTAATAAGAAAATTGATACAAAGCAGTTTAAAGATATAGAAAAAGTATCTGATCTTGTCAATATTATTGGTAAAGAAAACTTCGAAGATTAA
- a CDS encoding acyltransferase gives MFYNFFEKIYRKQQLSILKKHPGVFFENIKLGAGGRFVLDKDLKKVSIGKSVEFRNYTCMLVLKNATLEIGDRFFMNNFCSINCLERISIGENTLFGENVKLYDHNHTYETSPIFKVHTSEFTKAPITIGSNCWLGSNVTVLKGVTIGDNCIIGAGCTIYKDVPENTTVVNEQELIFKARE, from the coding sequence ATGTTCTACAATTTTTTCGAAAAAATATACAGAAAACAGCAGCTTTCTATCCTGAAAAAGCACCCCGGCGTATTTTTTGAAAATATCAAACTAGGTGCTGGCGGACGCTTTGTTCTGGACAAGGATTTAAAAAAAGTAAGCATCGGAAAGTCTGTAGAATTTAGAAATTACACCTGTATGCTTGTCCTGAAAAATGCCACGTTAGAAATCGGAGACCGTTTCTTTATGAACAATTTCTGCTCTATCAACTGCTTGGAACGCATTTCAATAGGTGAGAATACATTATTCGGAGAAAATGTAAAGCTATATGATCATAATCACACTTATGAAACCTCTCCCATTTTCAAAGTACATACATCAGAATTTACAAAAGCTCCCATAACCATCGGAAGCAACTGCTGGCTCGGAAGCAATGTTACCGTACTGAAAGGCGTAACCATTGGCGACAACTGTATTATTGGAGCCGGGTGCACAATCTATAAAGATGTTCCTGAGAATACAACAGTAGTAAATGAACAAGAACTAATTTTTAAGGCAAGAGAATGA
- a CDS encoding SDR family NAD(P)-dependent oxidoreductase, translating to MNQFSLKDKIILITGASSGIGRSCSVECSNAGADLILIARNEEELQKTVSMLSPEAKAEMIIADITQGESLEELIAEKVAVLGKISGFIHCAGIEKTLPLKKHTPQLYHDIFAVNVISGFEIAKILSLKKYKTETSAFVFISSVAGMVGEIGKAAYSASKGAVVSGARSLAMELSRNGIRVNSISPAMVDTPILEKMFENIGEEAAEEILKKHPLGIGKPEDVANACIFLLSDAAKWITGTNLVVDGGYSAQ from the coding sequence ATGAATCAGTTTTCATTAAAAGATAAGATAATTCTAATTACAGGGGCTTCTTCCGGGATCGGGAGAAGCTGTTCTGTAGAATGTAGTAACGCAGGTGCAGATCTTATCCTTATTGCAAGGAATGAAGAAGAGCTTCAAAAAACAGTATCTATGCTTTCTCCTGAGGCTAAGGCAGAGATGATTATTGCAGATATTACCCAAGGTGAAAGCCTGGAAGAATTAATTGCTGAAAAAGTTGCTGTTTTAGGAAAGATATCAGGATTTATCCACTGTGCAGGAATAGAGAAAACATTGCCTCTTAAAAAGCATACACCTCAGTTGTACCATGATATTTTTGCGGTCAATGTGATTTCCGGTTTTGAGATTGCTAAAATTCTTTCCCTTAAAAAATATAAGACCGAAACTTCAGCTTTTGTATTCATTTCTTCAGTTGCCGGAATGGTTGGAGAAATTGGGAAAGCCGCTTATTCTGCCAGCAAAGGTGCAGTGGTTTCCGGAGCTCGTTCTCTGGCAATGGAACTTTCAAGAAACGGAATAAGAGTAAACAGTATCAGTCCTGCCATGGTAGATACTCCTATTTTAGAGAAAATGTTCGAAAATATCGGAGAGGAAGCTGCAGAAGAGATCCTGAAAAAACATCCGCTGGGTATAGGAAAACCTGAAGATGTGGCCAATGCCTGCATTTTCCTGCTTTCAGATGCCGCAAAGTGGATTACAGGGACTAATCTGGTAGTAGATGGTGGCTATTCAGCCCAATAA
- a CDS encoding class I SAM-dependent methyltransferase produces MSEITRVLKTFIGYLKRPDLYPELGRKIIKNTVNRSNAFKGKEKTNSWAAAKAVSQKEAVLKLFGIDIDPFRTDYREALAAAEHKESVCPVKMGGPGALELIYYACEFTNAKNVVETGVAYGWSSLASLLSLVKREGTLYSSDMPYLAQDGDQYVGYVVPEQLKNHWKLFRFADRESLPKIFSENQVFDVLHYDSDKSYNGRMWAYGELYQHLRKGGVFISDDIGDNSAYQDFCEKNNIETTVVEYEGKYIGVFIK; encoded by the coding sequence GTGAGCGAAATAACAAGAGTTCTCAAAACATTTATAGGGTATCTGAAAAGACCCGACCTTTATCCGGAGCTTGGCCGGAAAATCATTAAAAATACAGTAAACAGAAGCAATGCATTCAAGGGAAAGGAAAAAACCAATTCCTGGGCTGCTGCGAAAGCTGTTTCTCAAAAAGAAGCTGTTTTAAAGCTGTTCGGGATTGATATTGATCCCTTCCGTACCGATTACCGAGAAGCATTAGCGGCTGCAGAACATAAGGAGAGTGTGTGTCCTGTGAAAATGGGCGGTCCCGGAGCACTGGAACTGATCTATTATGCCTGTGAATTTACCAATGCTAAAAATGTGGTAGAAACAGGCGTTGCTTATGGATGGTCATCACTGGCTTCACTTTTATCGCTGGTAAAAAGAGAGGGTACATTGTACAGCTCAGATATGCCGTATCTGGCGCAGGATGGCGATCAGTATGTAGGATATGTGGTTCCGGAGCAACTTAAAAACCACTGGAAGCTGTTTCGTTTTGCAGACAGGGAGTCACTTCCAAAAATCTTTTCCGAAAATCAGGTTTTTGATGTACTGCATTATGATTCGGATAAAAGCTATAACGGAAGAATGTGGGCTTATGGCGAACTTTATCAGCATTTGAGAAAAGGAGGGGTATTTATCAGTGATGATATTGGTGATAACTCTGCCTATCAGGATTTTTGTGAGAAAAATAATATAGAAACCACTGTGGTAGAATATGAAGGAAAGTATATTGGTGTTTTTATCAAATAA
- a CDS encoding glycosyltransferase family 2 protein: MKFSILIAHYNNAIFFRDCFESIIKQTYSDWEVIIVDDCSEESEKESLRELISGDPRFFLYENEANKGVGYTKKKCAELATGTICGFVDPDDALTPNALEESIKAYTSTNIIGTYSQFYMCDENLSVTKTFPYSKKIRNGQKKFLNTQFEIAHFFTFRKDTYLSTEKIDETISSSVDQDLYLKLYEKGDLFFITKKLYLYRIHTQGVSQDKGKKEKLYKNWHIVLYNTLKRRHIQKLYDKNIEDIENLPTFIFGKQNTFISKIVRKLACLKIKK; encoded by the coding sequence ATGAAGTTTTCGATATTAATTGCTCACTATAATAATGCTATTTTTTTCAGAGACTGTTTTGAGAGTATCATTAAACAAACCTACTCCGACTGGGAAGTCATTATTGTGGATGACTGCTCTGAAGAATCAGAAAAAGAATCTCTCAGAGAATTAATTTCCGGCGATCCCCGCTTCTTTCTGTATGAAAATGAAGCCAACAAGGGGGTGGGCTATACCAAAAAGAAATGTGCGGAACTTGCAACGGGTACCATCTGCGGCTTTGTAGATCCTGACGATGCCTTAACCCCCAATGCTCTGGAGGAAAGCATAAAAGCATACACATCCACGAATATTATTGGTACTTATTCCCAGTTTTATATGTGTGATGAAAATCTCTCAGTTACGAAAACGTTCCCTTATTCTAAAAAGATCCGGAATGGACAAAAAAAGTTCCTGAACACACAGTTTGAAATTGCCCATTTTTTCACATTCAGGAAAGATACTTATCTTTCCACTGAAAAAATAGATGAAACCATCAGTTCATCTGTAGATCAGGACCTCTACCTGAAACTCTATGAAAAGGGAGATCTGTTTTTCATAACCAAAAAGCTTTACCTTTACAGAATTCACACACAGGGAGTTTCTCAGGATAAAGGAAAAAAGGAAAAACTGTATAAAAACTGGCATATCGTATTGTATAACACTCTTAAAAGAAGGCATATACAAAAGCTCTATGATAAGAACATAGAGGATATTGAAAACCTTCCTACCTTCATTTTCGGGAAACAAAATACATTCATTTCAAAAATTGTAAGAAAACTAGCATGTCTGAAAATAAAAAAATAA
- a CDS encoding glycosyltransferase, with the protein MSENKKIKVLFRHRSMEMGGVEKVILSIIKNLNPEKFDITVCLNLNQGELRNEFPKHVRKVYLTDGREDFSQNPLIHKLQLIRRRLKLAKAQKNHTITDRLLGHKKFDVEIAPTYSAFSSVINSSNKDSKKIGWFHSEINIPGMQPLVPDILENFPQFDHMIYCSQKIKDIMHQSHPDLSYPAESVVINAIPIEEIKNKAEEKIVDLPQGPVFVSVGRLHGRKGYHKLIDAHKRLIDEGFHHSILILGNGEEMKNLTEQIQANNVQNTFILSGNRMNPYPYIKNADYFILPSESEAWPLVIAEALILQKPIIATDTGDVGVMIKDRETGYLINYDTNEMYEAMKVFLTNPELITKIKTNLETIESQFDNQKIFDAVEKIIENLVKK; encoded by the coding sequence ATGTCTGAAAATAAAAAAATAAAAGTCCTTTTCAGGCATCGTTCCATGGAAATGGGCGGAGTAGAAAAGGTGATTCTCAGCATCATCAAGAATCTCAATCCTGAAAAATTCGACATTACGGTATGTCTGAATCTTAATCAGGGTGAGCTTAGAAATGAATTCCCCAAACATGTCAGAAAAGTATATCTTACAGACGGGAGAGAAGATTTTTCTCAAAATCCGTTAATCCACAAACTGCAGCTGATCCGCAGAAGACTTAAACTTGCCAAAGCTCAGAAAAATCATACAATAACTGATCGTCTTTTAGGACATAAAAAATTTGATGTGGAAATTGCTCCTACCTATTCGGCTTTTTCATCCGTCATCAATTCCAGTAATAAAGATTCGAAAAAAATAGGATGGTTTCACTCGGAGATCAATATTCCGGGAATGCAACCTCTGGTTCCGGATATTCTTGAAAATTTCCCACAGTTTGATCATATGATCTACTGTTCCCAGAAAATCAAAGATATCATGCATCAGTCACACCCTGACTTATCTTATCCGGCTGAAAGCGTAGTAATTAATGCCATTCCTATAGAAGAGATTAAAAATAAAGCTGAAGAAAAAATTGTAGACCTTCCTCAAGGTCCTGTTTTTGTTTCCGTAGGCCGCCTTCACGGCAGAAAAGGTTACCATAAACTCATTGATGCTCACAAGAGGCTTATTGACGAAGGGTTTCATCACAGCATTCTCATCCTTGGCAACGGTGAGGAGATGAAAAATCTGACTGAACAAATTCAGGCCAATAATGTTCAGAATACTTTTATTTTAAGCGGGAACAGAATGAATCCGTATCCTTACATTAAAAATGCGGATTACTTTATTCTTCCCTCCGAATCCGAGGCATGGCCATTGGTAATCGCCGAAGCATTAATTCTGCAAAAACCAATTATCGCTACCGATACCGGAGATGTGGGTGTGATGATCAAAGATCGTGAAACCGGATACCTCATCAACTATGATACAAATGAAATGTATGAAGCCATGAAAGTCTTTCTGACCAATCCTGAGCTCATTACAAAAATCAAGACCAACCTTGAAACCATAGAGAGCCAGTTTGACAATCAGAAAATTTTTGATGCCGTAGAAAAAATTATCGAAAATCTTGTGAAAAAATAA